From Aedes albopictus strain Foshan chromosome 1, AalbF5, whole genome shotgun sequence, one genomic window encodes:
- the LOC134287574 gene encoding uncharacterized protein LOC134287574, whose protein sequence is MILFVILKMERSRKSAGFSLQKRASVFAAGLNQQKLVAQKQNGPYKQTIGIKAARKSAPSTGRAASLPVGTSTKNPSLPKVRCRSSARYVFLRRICASNVPPLLPCRKQAKRTWSDRRSVRGHRLYAIHAENVTITRKRTRSRSVGGSDPGRSVKLCFYHCD, encoded by the exons ATGATTCTC TTCGTTATTTTGAAGATGGAGCGCAGCAGGAAGAGTGCCGGATTCTCGCTCCAAAAACGTGCCAGTGTGTTTGCTGCCGGACTTAACCAGCAGAAGCTAGTAGCCCAAAAACAAAATGGTCCGTACAAGCAAACCATCGGAATAAAGGCCGCCCGCAAAAGTGCTCCCTCGACCGGCAGAGCCGCATCTTTACCGGTCGGAACGTCTACGAAAAATCCGTCGCTACCAAAAGTCCGTTGTCGTTCCAGCGCTCGGTACGTGTTTTTAAGACGGATCTGCGCTTCGAATGTGCCACCGTTGCTGCCCTGCAGGAAGCAAGCGAAGCGTACCTGGTCGGACCGTCGGAGTGTTCGAGGACACCGCCTGTACGCGATTCACGCCGAGAACGTCACCATCACGCGGAAGCGTACGAGGAGTAGGAGCGTAGGAGGAAGTGATCCCGGAAGAAGTGTGAAATTGTGTTTTTATCATTGTGATTAG